One genomic segment of Bacillus solimangrovi includes these proteins:
- a CDS encoding PA14 domain-containing protein, producing the protein MISSKSRKRFVSVLTSLALTTQMLPLSHSAIDAKTVENEPRQTVNQDITEPPIITNGLEGTYYTDSQFTEPVLIRFEDSEALYDLDALNIPNFLKKKLVSVHSIKWEGAIEPQYSEEYLFTTSDNEHIKLWVNDELLINGLNFEPLPIVLEAGERYQIRVAYSNPDRSLTELDIKWSSDSQEEEIISKEHIFLPEYDEDEDYSISPEELIVDELEEVIEEPIVEIESTEEVTEPTEEQAEGEVTEPTEEQAEGEVTEPTEEQAE; encoded by the coding sequence ATGATTAGTTCAAAAAGCAGAAAGCGTTTCGTTTCAGTACTTACATCATTGGCACTTACAACACAAATGTTACCGCTTTCCCACTCAGCAATTGATGCAAAAACAGTTGAAAATGAACCTAGACAAACAGTTAATCAAGATATAACTGAGCCACCAATTATTACAAACGGGTTAGAAGGCACATATTATACTGATTCGCAATTTACTGAACCTGTACTCATTCGTTTTGAAGATTCAGAGGCGTTGTATGACCTTGATGCACTTAACATCCCAAACTTTCTTAAGAAAAAATTGGTGAGCGTCCACTCCATCAAATGGGAAGGAGCCATTGAACCTCAATACTCAGAAGAATATCTATTCACAACATCAGATAATGAACATATTAAATTATGGGTAAATGATGAATTATTGATTAATGGATTGAATTTCGAGCCACTGCCGATTGTATTAGAGGCAGGTGAACGATATCAAATAAGAGTAGCTTACAGCAATCCAGATCGATCACTCACTGAACTTGATATTAAGTGGAGCAGTGATAGCCAAGAGGAAGAGATTATTTCGAAAGAACACATCTTCTTACCTGAATATGATGAGGACGAAGATTATTCGATATCGCCTGAAGAATTAATTGTTGATGAATTAGAAGAAGTCATCGAAGAGCCAATCGTAGAAATTGAATCAACTGAAGAAGTAACAGAACCAACAGAAGAACAAGCTGAAGGTGAAGTAACAGAACCAACAGAAGAACAAGCTGAAGGTGAAGTAACAGAACCAACGGAAGAACAAGCTGAAG